A single window of Kwoniella bestiolae CBS 10118 chromosome 4, complete sequence DNA harbors:
- a CDS encoding inosine triphosphate pyrophosphatase, which translates to MTSFVFVTGNANKLKEVQAILASGESGVSVTSQAVDVPEIQGTTQEVAIAKVKVAAEKLGTACVTEDTALCFDALNGLPGPYIKDFLGNLGHEGLNNLLKGFSTTRAHALCTFAYSPGPGQEPILFEGRTEGNIVPARGPTHFGWDPIFQPIELGGNRTYAEMDGQEKNTISHRYRALEKLRVYLQDKAKEGK; encoded by the exons ATGACATCGTTTG TATTCGTCACAGGAAACGCCAACAAGCTTAAAGAGGTACAAGCTATCCTGGCTTCTGGGGAGAGTGGGGTGAGCGTGACTTCCCaagctgttgatg TGCCAGAGATTCAAGGTACTACACAGGAAGTAGCTATCGCCAAGGTCAAAGTTGCTGCTGAGAAG CTCGGTACAGCTTGTGTAACTGAGGATACGGCATTATGTTTTGATGCGTTAAATGGTCTGCCAGGACCATATATCAAGGACTTCTTGGGTAATCTAGGACACGAAG gcctcaacaacctcctcaaagGATTCTCCACCACCCGCGCCCACGCCCTCTGCACATTCGCCTACTCCCCCGGACCAGGACAGGAACCCATCCTCTTTGAGGGAAGGACGGAGGGGAACATCGTTCCAGCAAGAGGACCAACGCATTTCGGCTGGGATCCAATCTTCCAGCCAATCGAATTGGGGGGAAATAGGACATACGCCGAGATGGACGGGCAAGAGAAGAATACGATTTCGCATAGGTATAGGGCCTTGGAGAAGCTGAGGGTGTATTTGCAGGATAAAGCTaaggaggggaagtag